From the Pseudomonadales bacterium genome, one window contains:
- a CDS encoding alcohol dehydrogenase catalytic domain-containing protein — MKAAVSKGPHLGLRIDEVPDPSPEADEVVLRVDRVGICGSDLHTAYSDSYAAAEGSILGHEFCGEVMAVGANVDWLRVGDRVAPMPFRGCGRCMYCLAGKPHHCPEGRIDVISGFAQYSRAGARECIRLQPEVSDDDGALIEPLAVGLQGVRKAELPIGARVLVTGAGPIGVLTAYWARRLGAGPIAVMARSARREPIARALGATHFIAQQEVANPQEAVCDALGGAPDVVFEAVGVPGAIADAFGFVKPLGTVISLGFCMGQDGFVPVVPLMKEVRLLFSMCYERADFQYIADLLAAGERGPRAIVTDRIGMDAMPAKFSALHAGNAPDCKVLVSPWQ, encoded by the coding sequence ATGAAGGCGGCAGTCAGCAAGGGACCACATCTGGGGTTGCGCATCGATGAGGTGCCGGATCCCTCGCCCGAGGCCGACGAGGTGGTGCTGCGCGTCGATCGCGTCGGCATCTGCGGCAGCGATCTGCACACGGCCTACAGCGACAGCTACGCAGCGGCAGAAGGGTCGATTCTCGGCCACGAGTTCTGCGGCGAGGTGATGGCGGTGGGCGCCAACGTCGACTGGCTGCGTGTGGGGGATCGCGTGGCACCGATGCCGTTTCGTGGCTGTGGCCGTTGCATGTACTGCCTCGCGGGAAAGCCGCACCACTGCCCCGAGGGGCGCATCGACGTGATCTCGGGGTTCGCCCAATACTCGCGTGCCGGCGCCCGTGAATGCATACGGTTGCAGCCGGAAGTCAGCGACGACGACGGCGCGCTGATCGAGCCGCTCGCGGTCGGGCTGCAGGGCGTGCGCAAGGCGGAGCTGCCTATAGGCGCGCGCGTGCTGGTCACCGGTGCCGGCCCGATCGGTGTGCTCACGGCGTACTGGGCGCGCCGCCTCGGTGCCGGCCCGATCGCGGTGATGGCGCGCTCCGCGCGTCGCGAGCCGATCGCGCGTGCGCTCGGCGCCACGCATTTCATTGCCCAGCAGGAAGTCGCGAATCCGCAGGAAGCGGTATGCGATGCGCTTGGCGGGGCTCCCGATGTGGTGTTCGAGGCGGTAGGCGTTCCCGGTGCGATCGCGGATGCCTTCGGTTTCGTGAAGCCGCTCGGCACCGTGATCTCGCTGGGGTTCTGCATGGGCCAGGACGGCTTCGTGCCGGTGGTGCCGCTGATGAAGGAGGTGCGGCTGCTGTTCTCGATGTGCTACGAACGCGCCGACTTCCAGTACATCGCCGATCTGCTCGCCGCCGGTGAACGCGGACCGCGCGCAATCGTGACCGACCGTATCGGCATGGATGCGATGCCGGCAAAGTTCAGCGCGCTGCACGCAGGCAACGCGCCCGATTGCAAGGTCCTGGTTTCCCCCTGGCAATAG
- a CDS encoding sulfotransferase — protein MGVVHFPTVAELLAQASAATGLDDFGSGFEDALGVLRDAITRDIELSADNVLRLAGPIVGLLISRLYSEAGWKRNPQCLAQPIRAPLVVTGLPRTGTTALHKLLSMDPQFQGLEQWLIGTPMPRPSREQWNEVAEFRNAVAAQEAFLEAVPELRISHEVEADEVDECLNLLAQSFVSHYPSTGFGLPSYDRWWWGRDETPSYRRFADNLRLIGANAPHQRWLLKNPGHITHMDALFAVFPDACVVQTHRDPAATIPSVCSVIHPARRFFHACEVDATLIGPRELEIWAWSAERSDEVRASRPERFLDVRFRDFQRAPLAVVERIYTHFGLELSDAARAAMQEWAANNAQHKHGRHEYTLEQFGLTRAMVHERFAGYMQRYGLASGD, from the coding sequence ATGGGCGTCGTTCATTTCCCGACCGTAGCCGAGTTGCTGGCGCAGGCCAGCGCGGCGACCGGGCTCGACGATTTCGGCAGCGGCTTCGAGGACGCGCTCGGCGTGCTGCGCGATGCCATCACCCGCGATATCGAACTGAGTGCCGACAATGTGCTGCGACTCGCAGGGCCGATCGTTGGCCTCCTGATCAGCCGCCTGTATTCCGAAGCCGGCTGGAAGCGCAATCCGCAGTGCCTTGCCCAGCCGATCCGCGCACCGCTGGTCGTGACCGGACTGCCGCGCACCGGCACCACGGCGCTGCACAAGCTGCTGTCGATGGATCCGCAGTTCCAGGGGCTCGAACAGTGGCTGATCGGCACGCCGATGCCACGCCCTTCGCGTGAGCAATGGAATGAGGTCGCCGAGTTTCGCAACGCCGTTGCCGCGCAGGAAGCCTTCCTCGAGGCAGTGCCGGAGCTGCGCATCTCGCACGAGGTGGAAGCGGACGAGGTCGACGAATGCCTGAACCTGCTGGCGCAGAGTTTCGTCAGCCACTATCCGTCGACCGGTTTCGGCCTGCCGAGCTACGACCGCTGGTGGTGGGGGCGCGACGAGACGCCGAGCTATCGTCGTTTTGCCGACAATCTGCGCCTGATCGGTGCGAACGCACCGCACCAGCGCTGGCTGCTGAAGAATCCCGGTCACATCACGCACATGGACGCGCTGTTTGCGGTGTTTCCGGATGCCTGCGTGGTGCAGACCCATCGCGACCCGGCAGCGACGATCCCGTCGGTGTGCAGCGTGATCCACCCGGCACGGCGCTTCTTCCACGCGTGTGAGGTGGACGCGACGCTGATCGGTCCGCGTGAGCTCGAGATCTGGGCCTGGTCTGCGGAGCGTTCCGATGAAGTACGTGCGAGCCGCCCCGAGCGCTTCCTCGACGTACGATTCCGCGATTTCCAGCGCGCACCGCTGGCCGTGGTGGAGCGCATCTACACGCACTTCGGGCTGGAGTTGAGCGACGCTGCGCGTGCAGCGATGCAGGAATGGGCGGCCAACAACGCGCAACACAAGCACGGGCGGCACGAATACACGCTGGAACAGTTCGGTCTGACGCGTGCGATGGTGCACGAACGTTTCGCGGGATACATGCAGCGTTACGGCCTCGCGAGCGGCGACTGA
- a CDS encoding DUF1214 domain-containing protein, whose protein sequence is MSSPLLPWAEYVDLLKPAARLIDLTVDPHSEQLRAEQYRQFLMNLSLGYFLYFQSSPDHPDWAPFLNSVYLLQPNPDDTYLLAPVRGDATYRITGRRGTVKLLTLSVGANMMGMGDGPGKNFSYHDADDLTLGPNGEIDVILSTERPPGHSGDWLALHPEADFIMVRQRSYDWAGEEAGRLAIERVGGDPLKPRQDIATIDRQLRALLGGFTERLSRQWLNYQNDVIRRGVINRLEMTDIGGNIPVQVYWQGMFRLEPGQALILETVLPARQLYWNVQLNDEFWNAVEFVYRQSSLNGHQARLDSDGRFRAVIALEDPGVPNWLDPAGTMFGMLIGRWYAADSLPMPTLTPVPFAELRRHLPPDTPTVSPAERAEQLRLRRLGAQLRRRW, encoded by the coding sequence ATGAGTTCACCACTGCTGCCATGGGCCGAGTACGTCGATCTGCTGAAACCCGCCGCACGGCTCATCGATCTCACCGTCGATCCGCACAGCGAGCAGCTGCGGGCGGAGCAGTACCGCCAGTTCCTGATGAACCTCTCGCTCGGCTACTTCCTGTATTTCCAGTCGAGCCCCGACCATCCGGACTGGGCACCGTTCCTGAATTCGGTCTACCTGCTGCAGCCCAATCCCGACGATACCTACCTGCTGGCGCCGGTTCGCGGCGACGCGACGTATCGCATCACCGGTCGGCGTGGCACCGTGAAGCTGCTGACGCTCTCGGTCGGCGCAAACATGATGGGCATGGGCGACGGGCCAGGGAAGAACTTCAGCTACCACGACGCGGACGATCTGACGCTGGGTCCGAACGGCGAGATCGACGTGATCCTCAGCACCGAACGCCCGCCGGGCCACAGCGGCGACTGGTTGGCGCTGCATCCGGAAGCGGACTTCATCATGGTGCGCCAGCGCTCCTACGACTGGGCCGGGGAAGAGGCCGGGCGGCTTGCGATCGAGCGGGTCGGCGGCGATCCGCTGAAACCGCGCCAGGACATCGCGACGATCGATCGCCAGCTGCGTGCGCTGCTCGGCGGTTTCACCGAACGCCTGTCACGCCAATGGCTGAATTACCAGAACGACGTGATCCGCCGCGGTGTCATCAACCGTCTCGAAATGACCGACATCGGCGGCAACATACCGGTACAGGTGTACTGGCAGGGCATGTTCCGTCTCGAGCCTGGCCAGGCACTGATCCTCGAGACCGTGCTGCCTGCACGCCAGCTCTACTGGAACGTGCAGCTCAACGACGAATTCTGGAATGCCGTCGAGTTCGTCTACCGGCAGAGCAGTCTGAACGGGCACCAGGCGCGTCTGGACAGCGACGGACGCTTCCGTGCGGTGATCGCGCTCGAAGACCCTGGCGTGCCGAACTGGCTGGATCCGGCGGGCACCATGTTCGGCATGCTGATCGGGCGCTGGTACGCGGCCGATTCGCTGCCGATGCCGACGCTGACGCCGGTGCCGTTCGCCGAGCTGCGCCGCCATCTCCCCCCGGACACGCCGACGGTGAGCCCGGCCGAGCGCGCCGAGCAGTTGCGCCTGCGCCGGCTCGGGGCGCAACTGCGCCGGCGCTGGTGA
- a CDS encoding rhodanese-like domain-containing protein, with product MKARWFLLLQALLLTASVNVGAEDMSADQALEAVREQRVVLVDVRTPAEWKQTGIAPGAARISVTEHPQGERGFVADVLALVDGDRSRPVAVICRTGRRSAAAERLLERNGFSHVYNVVEGMAGSSAGPGWLARGLPIEPCPTC from the coding sequence ATGAAGGCACGGTGGTTCCTGTTGCTGCAGGCGTTGTTGCTGACAGCCAGCGTGAATGTCGGTGCCGAGGACATGAGTGCCGACCAGGCACTGGAGGCGGTGCGCGAGCAGCGCGTCGTGCTGGTCGACGTGCGTACGCCGGCGGAGTGGAAACAGACCGGAATCGCACCTGGCGCGGCACGCATCAGCGTGACCGAGCATCCGCAGGGTGAACGCGGCTTCGTCGCGGACGTGCTCGCACTGGTCGACGGGGACCGCAGCCGTCCCGTGGCAGTGATCTGTCGCACCGGACGCCGCTCGGCAGCGGCCGAGCGCCTGCTCGAGCGCAACGGCTTCTCTCATGTCTACAACGTCGTCGAGGGCATGGCCGGCAGTTCGGCTGGGCCCGGCTGGCTCGCGCGCGGACTGCCCATCGAACCCTGCCCGACCTGCTGA
- a CDS encoding TrpB-like pyridoxal phosphate-dependent enzyme: MTDYTKILLEESEMPTRWYNVVADLPAPPPPPLHPGTLQPATADDFAALFPRALIEQEMSTQRYIDIPGEVLDVYRLWRPSPLFRARRLEKLLDTPAKIFYKYEGVSPAGSHKPNTAVPQVWYNAQEGIRKLTTETGAGQWGSSLAFACAQFGLDCEIWQVAASYRSKPYRRTMMEIWGGKVHPSPSTVTEFGRSLLAQDPDHPGSLGIAISEAVSEAVHDPLTRYALGSVLNHVLLHQTIIGEETLLQLAKIGETPDVLVGCTGGGSNFGGLAFPFLREKLAGRMNPVIRCVEPTACPTLTRGEYRYDFGDTAGLTPLMKMHTLGHAFIPEPIHAGGLRYHGMAPLVSHVLELGLVEAIAIPQTECFEGAIRFARTEGIVPAPEPTHAIAAAIREALACRESGEPKTILTALCGHGHLDLASYEKFLRGEMQDLELSDAMLADALRGVPQVG, from the coding sequence ATGACCGACTATACGAAGATCCTGCTCGAAGAATCCGAAATGCCGACGCGCTGGTACAACGTCGTCGCCGACCTGCCTGCACCGCCACCCCCTCCGTTGCATCCGGGTACGCTGCAACCGGCAACCGCGGACGACTTTGCGGCGCTGTTTCCTCGCGCGCTGATCGAGCAGGAAATGAGCACCCAACGCTACATCGACATTCCGGGCGAGGTGCTCGACGTCTACCGTCTGTGGCGCCCCAGCCCGCTGTTTCGCGCGCGCCGCCTGGAAAAGCTGCTCGATACGCCGGCGAAGATCTTCTACAAATACGAGGGTGTGAGCCCGGCCGGCTCGCACAAGCCGAATACCGCCGTACCGCAGGTCTGGTACAACGCGCAGGAAGGCATCCGCAAGCTCACCACCGAAACCGGTGCCGGCCAGTGGGGCAGCTCGCTCGCGTTTGCATGCGCACAGTTCGGGCTCGACTGCGAGATCTGGCAGGTTGCCGCCTCGTATCGCAGCAAGCCCTACCGCCGCACGATGATGGAAATCTGGGGCGGCAAGGTGCATCCCAGTCCGTCGACCGTGACCGAGTTCGGCCGCTCGCTGCTGGCACAGGATCCCGACCACCCCGGCTCGCTCGGCATCGCGATCTCCGAAGCGGTCAGCGAGGCCGTCCACGACCCGCTCACCCGCTATGCACTCGGCAGCGTGCTGAACCACGTGCTGCTGCACCAGACGATCATCGGTGAGGAAACGCTGCTGCAACTGGCGAAGATCGGCGAGACCCCCGACGTGCTGGTCGGCTGCACCGGCGGCGGCTCGAACTTCGGCGGGCTGGCATTCCCGTTCCTGCGCGAGAAGCTCGCCGGGCGCATGAATCCGGTGATCCGCTGCGTGGAGCCGACCGCGTGCCCGACGCTGACGCGCGGCGAGTATCGCTACGACTTCGGCGATACGGCAGGGCTGACACCGCTGATGAAGATGCACACGCTCGGCCATGCGTTCATCCCCGAACCCATACACGCCGGAGGACTGCGCTACCACGGCATGGCGCCACTGGTATCGCACGTGCTCGAGCTGGGTCTGGTCGAGGCGATCGCGATCCCGCAGACCGAATGCTTCGAAGGCGCGATCCGTTTCGCGCGTACCGAGGGCATCGTGCCCGCGCCGGAACCCACGCACGCCATTGCCGCCGCGATCCGCGAGGCACTTGCCTGCCGCGAGAGCGGCGAACCGAAGACGATCCTGACCGCGCTGTGCGGCCACGGACACCTCGATCTGGCGTCCTACGAGAAGTTCCTGCGCGGCGAGATGCAGGATCTCGAACTCAGCGACGCCATGCTCGCCGACGCGCTGCGCGGGGTACCGCAGGTCGGCTGA
- a CDS encoding MOSC domain-containing protein produces the protein MESIGRIGGLWRYPVKSLAGEALETAVLDATGIVGDRRWALKNSRSNELVNCKVFTSLLTIGARYRQEPAPGYGVVHAEITLPDGRVLMTGDASANAAISAIAGQPLELWPLLPPSEEAHYRLRQPFTPEITKQRMGLRPDDPYPDFSAYEQEMIAELQYYFSPRGSYKDAYALHYVTSASLATLAGCRPGLDVTARRFRPNFYIEGVVADGFPELDWTGFDMLIGDVVLNCGQETVRCLMPSQAQRGLRAEPQMGFVLNRAAQLKFGAYCHVRKPGTISVGDEVFLERRPRHSAMAYVSTPLPADIASGNVAEPPPLPAFYQARVVGKRRETADTVTFGLRMPPGTAFPFLPGQHLILRLAPVGLGRPLMRSYSLSSGSWFSDGADYAITVKRIGIASSYLLDSVEVGDELDVRWPSGRFFVVPEADAPLALISNGIGATPLFAMLQRVAEANPARRIFWLHATRDSRTHVFKDAIRELGQGLADFRAHTIYRNPQAADVRGVDYQSCERIDAQRLAPLAGMAGVEVFICGTESFTACVRDMVAGTGIAPERIHSEKFFSTVRSDAVGERAANADARTWSVRFERSGVEAQWTQGDPTLLEIAEQSGIPADYGCRFGSCLACSTRIIEGEVKYTDAEVVPKPGEALICCAEPVSDLVLDL, from the coding sequence ATGGAATCGATCGGCAGGATCGGCGGGTTGTGGAGATATCCGGTCAAGTCGCTGGCAGGCGAGGCGCTGGAGACGGCGGTGCTCGACGCAACCGGAATCGTCGGTGACCGGCGCTGGGCATTGAAGAACAGTCGCAGCAATGAACTCGTGAACTGCAAGGTGTTCACCTCGCTGCTGACCATCGGTGCCCGTTACAGGCAGGAGCCGGCTCCCGGTTACGGGGTGGTGCACGCCGAGATCACGTTGCCGGACGGTCGGGTACTGATGACGGGCGATGCGTCGGCGAATGCGGCGATATCCGCGATCGCTGGTCAGCCGCTCGAGCTGTGGCCGTTGTTGCCGCCCTCGGAGGAGGCGCACTACCGCCTGCGCCAGCCGTTCACGCCGGAGATCACCAAGCAGCGGATGGGCCTGAGGCCGGACGATCCGTATCCGGATTTCTCTGCCTACGAGCAGGAGATGATCGCTGAGCTGCAGTATTACTTCTCGCCCCGAGGTTCGTACAAGGATGCCTACGCGCTCCATTACGTGACGTCCGCATCGCTTGCGACGCTGGCGGGTTGCCGTCCGGGCCTCGACGTCACGGCGCGTCGCTTCCGCCCGAATTTTTATATCGAAGGCGTCGTGGCGGACGGCTTTCCCGAGCTCGACTGGACCGGCTTCGACATGCTGATCGGTGACGTGGTCCTGAACTGCGGGCAGGAGACCGTGCGCTGCCTGATGCCGTCGCAGGCGCAGCGGGGGCTGCGGGCGGAGCCGCAGATGGGTTTCGTGCTGAACCGCGCCGCGCAACTGAAGTTCGGTGCCTATTGCCATGTGCGCAAGCCCGGCACGATTTCCGTGGGCGACGAGGTCTTCCTGGAAAGAAGGCCACGCCACAGCGCGATGGCGTATGTATCGACCCCGCTGCCGGCAGACATCGCCAGCGGTAACGTGGCGGAGCCGCCGCCGCTGCCGGCGTTCTACCAGGCGCGTGTGGTCGGCAAGCGACGCGAGACGGCGGACACGGTCACATTCGGTCTGCGGATGCCTCCTGGTACGGCCTTTCCCTTCCTTCCCGGGCAGCATCTGATCCTGCGTCTCGCGCCGGTCGGGCTCGGCCGCCCGCTGATGCGCAGCTATTCGCTCAGCAGCGGATCGTGGTTTTCGGATGGTGCGGATTACGCGATCACGGTGAAGCGCATCGGCATCGCTTCCAGCTACCTGCTCGACTCGGTCGAGGTCGGCGACGAGCTCGATGTGCGCTGGCCGAGCGGACGCTTCTTCGTCGTGCCGGAAGCCGACGCGCCGCTGGCGCTGATCAGCAACGGCATCGGTGCTACCCCTCTGTTTGCCATGCTGCAGCGCGTCGCCGAAGCGAACCCGGCTCGGCGCATCTTCTGGCTGCACGCCACCCGCGACTCCCGGACCCATGTGTTCAAGGACGCGATCCGCGAGCTGGGGCAGGGGCTTGCCGATTTCCGTGCGCACACGATCTACCGCAACCCGCAAGCTGCAGACGTGCGGGGTGTGGATTACCAGTCTTGCGAGCGAATCGACGCGCAGCGTCTGGCGCCGCTTGCCGGCATGGCGGGCGTCGAGGTGTTCATTTGCGGAACGGAGTCGTTCACCGCGTGCGTGCGCGACATGGTCGCCGGGACGGGGATCGCGCCAGAACGGATCCACAGCGAGAAGTTCTTCAGTACCGTTCGCAGCGACGCGGTCGGCGAACGGGCGGCGAACGCCGACGCCAGGACCTGGTCGGTCCGTTTCGAGCGCTCCGGTGTCGAGGCGCAATGGACGCAAGGCGATCCCACGCTGCTCGAGATTGCCGAGCAGTCGGGGATCCCGGCCGATTACGGCTGTCGCTTCGGTTCGTGCCTTGCGTGCAGCACGCGCATCATCGAAGGCGAGGTGAAATACACCGACGCTGAAGTCGTGCCGAAGCCCGGCGAGGCACTGATCTGCTGCGCCGAGCCGGTCTCCGACCTCGTCCTCGACCTGTGA
- a CDS encoding class I SAM-dependent methyltransferase codes for MLTDLVKRLLSPAAKVPYTQRTPEIACSFSPLIVPDPDWQDPWFDAHFHGVATRICTDNMLPDYRKDATILDFGCGDGINSAGVATRTAASVIGVDITRAFDTLHDTLRQKNIGHPPNLSFVQSRPGCPLPFPDDHFDLVCSWSVFEHVTDVSSVLVDLLRVTRPGGALYVQIEPLFHGPYGSHLRRLVDQPWAHLLMDEETFLDMARSAHDNVAAPEQDILYRNNEFERVKNYLLGEYRSLNRITAEELLQAIADAGFSIESGIIIKVGNLTPPQRLVEQYGSELLLTNEILVCARKR; via the coding sequence ATGCTAACCGATCTCGTCAAACGCCTGCTTTCCCCTGCCGCGAAGGTTCCGTACACGCAACGGACACCTGAAATCGCCTGCAGCTTTTCTCCCCTGATCGTTCCCGATCCAGACTGGCAGGATCCGTGGTTCGATGCGCACTTCCACGGCGTCGCCACGCGGATCTGCACTGACAATATGCTGCCAGACTACCGCAAGGACGCAACGATCCTCGATTTCGGCTGTGGCGACGGCATCAACTCCGCAGGCGTAGCGACGCGTACCGCAGCAAGCGTGATCGGCGTCGACATCACCCGCGCCTTCGATACCCTGCACGATACGCTTCGACAGAAGAACATCGGCCATCCGCCGAACCTGTCGTTCGTGCAGTCACGGCCGGGCTGCCCGCTGCCATTTCCCGACGACCACTTCGATCTCGTCTGTTCGTGGTCGGTATTCGAGCACGTCACCGACGTCTCCTCGGTACTTGTCGATCTGCTGCGTGTCACCAGACCCGGCGGCGCTCTGTACGTCCAGATCGAGCCGCTGTTCCACGGCCCGTACGGATCGCACCTGCGTCGACTCGTGGATCAGCCATGGGCACATCTGCTGATGGACGAAGAGACGTTCCTGGACATGGCGAGATCGGCGCACGACAACGTGGCGGCACCGGAGCAGGACATCCTGTACCGCAACAACGAATTCGAACGGGTGAAGAACTACCTTCTCGGGGAATACCGGTCCCTGAACAGGATCACGGCAGAGGAGTTGCTGCAGGCGATCGCCGATGCCGGCTTCTCGATCGAGTCCGGCATCATCATCAAGGTGGGCAATCTCACGCCGCCGCAGCGGCTCGTCGAGCAATACGGCAGCGAGCTGTTGCTGACCAACGAGATCCTGGTCTGCGCCCGCAAGCGCTGA
- a CDS encoding serine hydroxymethyltransferase yields MFDRHLSVADYDSELWDAICHEERRQEEHIELIASENYCSPRVMQMQGTVLTNKYAEGYPHKRYYGGCEFVDRAEELAIERAKQLFGADFANVQPHSGSQANNAVYLALCQPGDTILGMSLAHGGHLTHGAKPNFSGKLYHAVQYGLDAATGEVDYAEVERLALEHRPRMIVAGFSAYSRVMDWARFRAIADKVGAYLLVDMAHVAGLVAVGLYPNPVPYADAVTTTTHKTLRGPRGGMILARRNDELTKKFNSAVFPGGQGGPLMHVIAAKAVSFKEALEPGFRVYQQQVVDNARAMARTFIERGIDIVSGGTDNHLMLVNLIGKSYTGKDADEVLGEAHITVNKNAVPNDPRPPAVTSGLRVGTPAITTRGFGIAETVELTHWMCDVLASLEDGSSDRVITEVRAKVLAICRRFPVYG; encoded by the coding sequence ATGTTCGACCGCCATCTCAGTGTCGCTGACTATGATTCCGAACTGTGGGACGCGATCTGTCACGAGGAGCGGCGACAGGAAGAGCACATCGAGCTGATCGCCTCGGAGAACTACTGCAGCCCGCGCGTGATGCAGATGCAGGGCACCGTGCTGACGAACAAGTACGCCGAAGGCTACCCGCACAAGCGTTACTACGGCGGCTGTGAATTTGTCGACCGCGCCGAGGAACTTGCGATCGAGCGTGCGAAGCAGCTCTTCGGCGCCGATTTTGCCAACGTGCAACCGCATTCGGGGTCGCAGGCGAACAACGCCGTGTACCTGGCGCTGTGCCAGCCGGGCGACACCATCCTCGGGATGAGCCTCGCGCACGGTGGGCACCTGACGCACGGCGCAAAGCCGAATTTCTCCGGCAAGCTCTACCACGCGGTGCAATACGGTCTCGACGCCGCGACCGGCGAGGTGGACTACGCCGAAGTCGAGCGGCTGGCGCTGGAGCACCGCCCGCGGATGATCGTGGCCGGCTTCTCCGCGTACTCGCGCGTGATGGACTGGGCGCGCTTTCGCGCGATCGCCGACAAGGTGGGAGCCTACCTGCTGGTCGACATGGCACACGTAGCCGGGCTGGTTGCAGTCGGCCTCTATCCGAATCCGGTGCCGTACGCCGACGCGGTGACCACGACCACGCACAAGACACTGCGCGGCCCGCGTGGCGGGATGATCCTCGCGCGACGCAACGACGAGCTGACGAAGAAGTTCAACTCGGCGGTATTCCCCGGTGGCCAGGGGGGGCCGCTGATGCACGTGATCGCCGCCAAGGCGGTCAGCTTCAAGGAAGCACTGGAACCCGGGTTCCGCGTCTACCAGCAGCAGGTGGTGGACAACGCACGCGCGATGGCGCGCACGTTCATCGAGCGCGGCATCGACATAGTCTCCGGTGGCACCGACAACCACCTGATGCTGGTGAACCTGATCGGTAAGTCCTACACCGGCAAGGACGCCGACGAAGTGCTTGGCGAGGCGCACATCACGGTGAACAAGAACGCCGTGCCGAACGACCCGCGCCCGCCCGCGGTGACCAGCGGACTGCGTGTGGGTACGCCCGCGATCACCACCCGCGGTTTCGGCATCGCCGAGACGGTGGAGCTCACGCACTGGATGTGCGATGTGCTGGCCTCGCTGGAAGACGGCAGCAGCGATCGGGTGATCACCGAGGTGCGCGCGAAGGTGCTGGCAATCTGCCGGCGCTTTCCTGTCTACGGCTGA